From the genome of Papaver somniferum cultivar HN1 unplaced genomic scaffold, ASM357369v1 unplaced-scaffold_10, whole genome shotgun sequence:
CCTAAGTGATCATTATGAAGAACTTCTCTCTATTTTTTGAGATCTAAGCAGAATGGGTCAGTATACGTTAGATGCATCTTACCACTTTCTGATTGTCTCTAGAACAAAGCAAAGCTTAAAAAATGTGAACATTCAACACTAAATCTCTCCTACATGCATTTCCATATAACCTCCCCGTCCAAAGCCATATTAAATGAAACTGCTCGCAGCTGTAATAAATTTTGAAGCAATAACCCATGCATGCATACATGTGTAAGGCTGTTAGAGTTTGCTGTTGTAAAGGAGAAGCGACGACTAATAAGAAATGTTGTACAGTATATGTAAGATCTTAAATGCACTCCTGTATCAGCACCAGTGTATATTCAACTATGTACATGCTATGCAGCTAGGTAGCTAGCACCTCATCATCATCGGAAGTATCGTGAAACACTGACATGCACATTTAAATCTCTCTTCCTTTGCTCTCATCTTTATTATTCTCTCAACTGTTTCCCACCGCTTCATAACTCTTCTTTGATCTCTATTTATTCTCATCCAAAACCACAGCGATATCCTCACTCACAGTAGAGCTCACTAGTTGTCATCAACACCTCCAtctgtagagagagagagagaaatggtGAGAGTGTTTTTGACTGAGAAATGGCCAAGTTAGGGTATGTGATGTTATTAGTACTAGTATGCTCTGTTTACATTACTAGTGCACGTAATGTCCCTGTAGATTCATCATCAGTAGTTGTTAAGCATCACAAGTCTACAACCAAGTCAGCTGCAGTAGGCGTGGATGATCAGAAGAATTTTGTCAAATACGGTGGTATAGGTGGCTACGCAGGTATTGGGGGattcgctggtgttggtggtgctCTAGGGGGTGTTGGTGCAGCTGGTGGAGTAGGTGCAGCAGGGGGTGTTGGTGGTATCGGGGGTATTGGTGGTGCAGCAGGCGGGCTTGGTGGCTTGGGAGGTGGTAGTGGTCTCGGCggtggcagtggtcttggtgggcTAGGCGGTTTGGGAGGTGGAAGCGGTCTTGGTGGTGCTGGCGGTAGTGCAGGTGCGGGTGGTGGTGCAGGATGTGCGGATGGTAGTGGTGTTCATACTCTACCATAATTTGGTATTTTGGCTTATAACTAGCTAGAAGTATCTACTAATTAGTATATACGTGTGTTCTTGTtccgtttgttttttttttttgtttttttttttatgttatttgctagacactagttatGCGTGGTCTGTTAATGAACGTTTTATGGTTTCACTTTGGTTTCTACGTTAGTAATCTGTTATATCTGTTATGCTTTTAGTACATTTTCATTTAATCGACGAGATGGAAATGTTTTCTTTTCAAGAAATGAAAATGCTAGCTATGCACAAAGTATTACCATTATGGCCGATCAATGAAGATAATATAACCTCCTCTACGCTCCATGGGTTAGAAACTCGTGAAATAGTTAAGAAttataaagaaaagaagaaagaaacttTAAGAGATTTAATGGAGAAGTTACCATTAGAAATTACAACGAAACATAATATCTGGCTTAATTACTACCAATAGTCTCAGAATTACTCTGCTGATCCctggaatgatttttttttttggtagctGTATTATTATTGGGTAGCATGGCTGAGTTAAGAGGTACCGGTTTTACTTGGGACACGCCTAATTTTGTGTTCAGGTCAAAGGAGCGAGGCCTTAGATGGTGAACCGCTTAACTCTTGGTCTTGGCCAACTCTAAAACAAAGTAATTAGGGTAACATATATAGATAGAGAGAAGTGTTAGATAGTCGTGAATGCGGCAAGgatctaaagaagaagaaaacctttCAAGAGGTTTGATGGAGAAGTTACCATTAGAAATCACAGCAAACATACTTCTTCTTTCTGGCTTACCAATATTCTCACAATTACGGTGCAGAGAAGTATGCAAAACATGGGAAACTTtggtaccaaaaaccaagaaGATGGGTTTACTTTATGGCGTCTCACAGTCACACAATACAACAACTGCATTTGAAATAGAATTCTACTTTTGAGAACAAAATAATGACGACGATGGGGGTAGTAATACTAATCATGTCCGTGAACAACTCCGCTGTTTTGGAACACTTGCGTTGGATCATAGTGTAGTCTTGCCATCAACATCCGTCTTCCAAAGTTTCATAGTTGGTTCTTGTAAGGGTTTAGTTTTTTCTAAAAGTGACCCAACTTTTTGAACTATATTTTAGAAAATGACACGTTTTTTTGAATCATTATATAAAGTTGCCAAATTAGACTTTTTATGTCCCGTTTTTTCCAGAAAACGGGTAACAGCAAGTTAGTGATCACGTGTCACTTATCCTCATTAGAAAATGTCATCTGAACCCCTCAATGTGAACCGTTTTTGAGTCAACTCGCTGATTGACTCATTACTCATCTTGTTCGTTTCTTCATGAAACTGATCTGACTCATTACTCATCTTTTTCGTTTCTTCATGAAACTGATCTTCTTTCAACATCACGAAAAATTATCATCAATCAAAACAGGGGTCTTGAAGTTTTCCATTCACTAGAGAAAGAGCTGCGAAGCCTAGCTTTTTAATCCCAAAACAATACCCAAATAATAAATTCACAATATCAAACCCAAATTGAAATCACCCGTTCTTCCCGAAATTGAAATCATGCCGACCAAACCCAATTGAACCCAAATCATTAATTAAACACTAAGTTATAAAAGAGACACAAATTGAAATGAAGTattcatcatctttttctttataaaaCAGTAACGTGTTCTTCCGAATCTTCCCTAAATCTCCATTAATGTACTGCAAACAAAGctcaaaccctagattttttgATT
Proteins encoded in this window:
- the LOC113326166 gene encoding glycine-rich protein 23-like, which codes for MAKLGYVMLLVLVCSVYITSARNVPVDSSSVVVKHHKSTTKSAAVGVDDQKNFVKYGGIGGYAGIGGFAGVGGALGGVGAAGGVGAAGGVGGIGGIGGAAGGLGGLGGGSGLGGGSGLGGLGGLGGGSGLGGAGGSAGAGGGAGCADGSGVHTLP